Proteins encoded together in one Janthinobacterium tructae window:
- a CDS encoding glycine zipper domain-containing protein has product MSRIIAGHFQLQEQIDAARAALNQAGFSDSRISAFFVNQPGQHDLHALGGDRDMSPGAKETPEGVVEGVAVGAVVGAGIGAAATLATGPLGPVVGALVGAHVGSLYSFNKMKEAGESEEHGENKGENRRQPRHPGMLIAVALGGLDERERALEALHRLGAEHIEEAQGTIANGDWLDFDPLSIPVLVA; this is encoded by the coding sequence ATGTCACGCATCATCGCAGGTCATTTTCAGTTGCAGGAACAGATAGACGCCGCGCGCGCCGCCCTGAACCAGGCGGGTTTTTCCGATAGCCGCATCAGCGCCTTCTTTGTCAACCAGCCGGGGCAGCACGATTTGCACGCGCTCGGCGGCGACCGCGACATGTCGCCCGGCGCCAAAGAGACGCCGGAAGGCGTGGTGGAAGGCGTGGCCGTGGGCGCCGTGGTGGGCGCGGGCATCGGCGCCGCCGCCACCCTGGCGACAGGACCGCTCGGTCCCGTCGTCGGCGCGCTGGTGGGCGCCCACGTGGGCTCGCTCTACAGTTTCAATAAAATGAAGGAGGCAGGCGAGTCCGAAGAACATGGCGAAAACAAGGGCGAAAACCGCCGCCAGCCGCGCCACCCTGGCATGCTGATCGCCGTCGCGCTGGGCGGCCTCGACGAGCGCGAACGGGCGCTCGAGGCGCTGCACCGGCTGGGCGCCGAGCATATCGAGGAAGCGCAAGGCACGATCGCCAATGGCGACTGGCTCGATTTTGACCCGCTCAGCATTCCCGTGCTGGTGGCGTGA
- a CDS encoding universal stress protein produces MTYKTVLLHIDDSAGRAARIDAAASIAQACGGHLTGVALTGVSRLLYQNQPDLDADPNLSLHLNFLRERATRALDGFEQQVRAAGVASFEQRVLDDEAAGGISLLARYADLVVISQYNAKDKSPSVMRDFPAYVLLHSGRPVLIVPYAPPLPLLAPPAAARNVLISWNASKEASRAVSAALPLLQRAGQVHVAIFDAQVHAAEHGEQPGAELTHYLARHGVEARLHLLDGGGVRRGDIGEALLSQAADLSADLLVMGAYGHSRLRETILGGVTRTILQSMTIPVLMAH; encoded by the coding sequence ATGACGTACAAGACCGTATTGCTCCACATCGACGACAGCGCCGGGCGTGCCGCCCGCATCGACGCGGCAGCCAGCATCGCCCAGGCGTGCGGCGGCCACCTGACGGGCGTGGCGCTGACGGGCGTGTCACGGCTGCTGTACCAGAACCAGCCCGACCTCGACGCCGACCCGAACCTGAGCTTGCATTTGAACTTCCTGCGCGAACGCGCGACGCGCGCCCTTGACGGTTTCGAGCAACAGGTGCGCGCGGCCGGCGTCGCCTCGTTCGAACAGCGCGTGCTCGACGACGAGGCGGCGGGCGGCATCAGCCTGCTGGCCCGCTATGCGGACCTGGTCGTCATCAGCCAATACAATGCCAAGGATAAATCGCCGTCCGTGATGCGCGACTTTCCCGCCTACGTGCTGCTGCATTCTGGCCGCCCCGTGCTGATCGTGCCGTATGCGCCGCCGCTGCCCCTGCTGGCGCCGCCGGCGGCCGCGCGCAATGTGCTCATTTCCTGGAACGCCAGCAAGGAAGCGAGCCGCGCCGTGAGTGCCGCCCTGCCCCTGCTGCAACGTGCCGGGCAAGTCCACGTCGCCATCTTCGATGCCCAGGTGCATGCGGCCGAACACGGCGAACAGCCGGGCGCCGAGCTGACGCACTACCTGGCGCGCCACGGCGTGGAAGCACGGCTGCATCTGCTCGATGGCGGCGGCGTGCGGCGCGGCGATATCGGCGAGGCGCTGCTGTCGCAGGCGGCCGACCTGTCGGCCGATTTGCTGGTGATGGGAGCGTATGGCCATTCGCGCCTGCGCGAAACCATCCTCGGCGGCGTCACCCGCACGATTTTGCAGAGCATGACGATCCCCGTGCTGATGGCGCACTAA
- a CDS encoding amino acid ABC transporter permease, protein MLELIHDYWLYFLVGRYPEGPLGGLALTVLLASLALVLSLPLGLLLGLARLSPWRLLRWPVAALIHVVRGIPLLLVIFWAYFFLPSITGHESGQFGTMLAALVIFDGIYLAEIVRAGVQAVPKGQVEAARSLGLNYLDSMRTVVLPQALRHMLPSLVNQFVSTIKETSLGTIIGLAEVSFIASQVNGLVLTKPVQVYFLLGMTYFVLCFSLSRAAFWLERRQARLLKAAA, encoded by the coding sequence ATGCTGGAACTCATCCACGATTACTGGCTGTATTTCCTCGTGGGACGCTATCCCGAGGGGCCGCTGGGCGGCCTGGCGCTGACGGTATTGCTGGCCAGCCTGGCGCTGGTGCTCAGCTTGCCGCTCGGCCTGCTGCTGGGGCTGGCGCGCCTGAGCCCCTGGCGCCTGCTGCGCTGGCCCGTCGCCGCGCTGATCCACGTGGTGCGCGGCATCCCCTTGCTGCTCGTCATCTTCTGGGCATATTTCTTCCTGCCCAGCATCACCGGGCATGAAAGCGGGCAATTCGGCACCATGCTGGCGGCCCTCGTCATCTTCGACGGTATTTACTTGGCGGAAATTGTGCGCGCGGGTGTGCAAGCCGTGCCCAAGGGACAGGTGGAGGCGGCCCGTTCGCTGGGTTTGAATTACCTGGACAGCATGCGCACGGTGGTGCTGCCGCAGGCGCTGCGCCACATGCTGCCCTCGCTGGTCAACCAGTTCGTCTCGACCATCAAGGAAACCTCGCTCGGCACCATCATCGGCCTGGCGGAGGTGTCGTTCATCGCCTCGCAAGTCAATGGCCTGGTGCTGACCAAGCCCGTGCAAGTGTATTTTTTGCTGGGCATGACGTACTTTGTTTTATGTTTCAGCCTGTCGCGCGCCGCCTTCTGGCTTGAGCGGCGCCAGGCGCGTCTTTTGAAAGCGGCAGCATGA
- a CDS encoding amino acid ABC transporter permease produces MFDLNFLLSGDYRDWLVSGLLLSLQLMGITLLFALPLACGVAMLRLAPSRLLNGLGAAYVELIRNVPLLAHFLFWYFGAPELLPDTWKERLYAGNIEAASAIAALTLYTAAYMAEDIRSGIRAIPAQQFEAGRALGFSFLATMRLCIVPQALRLAAPPLLSQTLNLWQNTSIATVIGVAELMYQTQRVEAASFRSVEAFVFASAAYLAVSLLIAGLAALLQRKVS; encoded by the coding sequence ATGTTTGATCTGAACTTTTTGCTGTCCGGCGACTACCGCGACTGGCTGGTCTCCGGCTTGCTGCTGTCCCTGCAACTGATGGGCATTACCTTGCTGTTTGCCCTGCCGCTGGCGTGCGGCGTGGCCATGCTGCGCCTCGCGCCGTCGCGCTTGCTTAATGGCCTGGGCGCCGCGTACGTTGAGCTGATCCGCAACGTGCCCTTGCTGGCGCACTTCCTGTTCTGGTATTTCGGCGCGCCCGAATTGCTGCCCGACACGTGGAAGGAGCGCTTGTATGCCGGCAATATCGAAGCGGCCAGCGCCATCGCGGCCCTGACTTTATACACGGCCGCCTACATGGCGGAAGACATCCGCAGCGGCATCCGTGCCATTCCCGCCCAGCAATTCGAGGCGGGCCGGGCGCTGGGCTTCAGCTTTCTCGCCACCATGCGCCTGTGCATCGTGCCGCAGGCGCTGCGGCTGGCCGCGCCGCCGCTGCTGTCGCAAACCCTGAACCTGTGGCAAAACACCAGCATCGCCACCGTCATCGGCGTGGCCGAGCTGATGTACCAGACGCAACGCGTGGAAGCGGCCTCATTCCGCAGCGTGGAGGCGTTCGTCTTCGCCAGTGCGGCCTACCTGGCCGTTTCGCTGCTGATCGCGGGCCTGGCGGCCTTGCTGCAAAGGAAGGTGTCCTGA
- a CDS encoding transporter substrate-binding domain-containing protein, with amino-acid sequence MQTRLHFTALLFTSIAFTQVAQADQLAAIKAKGELVCGTLGTDEPNSFIDARSRQLVGYEVDLCRAIAQGLGVKAVVKQLAVAARIPELQQGRIDILTASLTHNKEREALIDFSLSTFYTGQRVLVKKSSNITTVAGLAGKKVLTVKGGTQEPNIRKAVPGVDVVTFETAGQAYLGLQQGKGVGYVDDEVSLLNNYAKLGAAQKDYLVLPQNISQEVFAFGIRKGEKGVKTAVDQVLRGLEKSGEAEKLFFKWYGPTSNVKFQKRTFKIESDKIYA; translated from the coding sequence ATGCAGACCCGCCTTCACTTCACCGCGCTTCTTTTCACCTCCATCGCCTTCACCCAGGTGGCGCAAGCGGACCAGCTGGCCGCCATCAAGGCGAAAGGCGAGCTGGTCTGCGGCACTCTGGGCACGGACGAACCAAACAGTTTCATCGACGCCAGGTCGCGCCAGCTGGTCGGCTATGAAGTGGACCTGTGCCGCGCCATCGCCCAGGGCCTCGGCGTCAAAGCGGTCGTGAAACAGCTGGCCGTGGCGGCCCGCATTCCCGAATTGCAGCAGGGGCGCATCGACATCCTGACGGCGTCCTTGACGCACAACAAGGAGCGCGAAGCGCTGATCGATTTTTCCCTGTCCACGTTTTACACGGGCCAGCGGGTGCTGGTCAAAAAAAGCAGCAATATCACGACGGTCGCGGGCCTGGCCGGCAAGAAAGTGCTGACCGTCAAGGGCGGCACGCAGGAACCGAACATCCGCAAGGCCGTGCCCGGCGTGGATGTGGTGACGTTCGAGACGGCGGGTCAGGCCTATCTGGGCTTGCAGCAAGGCAAGGGTGTCGGCTATGTCGACGATGAAGTCTCGCTGCTGAACAACTACGCCAAGCTGGGCGCCGCGCAAAAGGATTACCTTGTGCTGCCGCAAAACATCAGCCAGGAAGTGTTTGCCTTCGGTATCCGCAAGGGAGAGAAAGGCGTGAAAACAGCCGTCGACCAGGTGTTGCGCGGGCTGGAAAAATCGGGCGAGGCGGAAAAACTGTTTTTCAAATGGTATGGCCCGACGAGCAATGTGAAATTCCAGAAGCGCACTTTCAAGATCGAATCGGACAAGATCTACGCCTGA
- a CDS encoding amino acid ABC transporter ATP-binding protein → MITFDNVNKYYGDYHALSDINEHVAKGEVLVVCGPSGSGKSTLIRTINRLEAIASGRITVAGQDIYAPGLDVNAFRSHIGFVFQQFNLFPHLSVLDNCALAPQRLRGLTRREAEERALSLLERVGLAHKARAMPAALSGGQQQRVAIARALAMQPPLMLFDEPTSALDPEMVGEVLQVMRDLAQGGMTMVCVTHEMGFAREVADRVWFMDHGHVLERATPEDFFARPQHVRAQQFLSDIRSPFGVSA, encoded by the coding sequence ATGATCACCTTTGACAACGTCAACAAATACTATGGCGACTATCACGCCTTGAGCGATATCAATGAACACGTCGCCAAGGGCGAGGTGCTGGTCGTGTGCGGGCCGTCCGGCTCTGGCAAGTCGACCCTGATCCGCACCATCAACCGCCTGGAGGCGATCGCTTCGGGCCGCATCACGGTGGCGGGCCAGGATATTTACGCGCCGGGGCTGGACGTGAACGCCTTCCGCTCGCACATCGGTTTCGTCTTCCAGCAATTCAACCTGTTTCCCCATTTATCGGTGCTGGACAATTGCGCGCTGGCGCCGCAGCGCTTGCGCGGCCTGACCCGGCGCGAAGCCGAGGAGCGGGCGCTGTCCCTGCTGGAACGGGTGGGGCTGGCGCACAAGGCGCGCGCCATGCCGGCGGCCCTGTCGGGCGGCCAGCAGCAGCGCGTGGCGATTGCCCGCGCGCTGGCCATGCAGCCGCCGCTGATGTTGTTCGATGAACCGACCAGCGCGCTGGACCCGGAAATGGTGGGCGAGGTGCTGCAAGTGATGCGCGACCTGGCGCAGGGCGGCATGACCATGGTGTGCGTGACGCACGAGATGGGTTTCGCGCGCGAGGTGGCGGACCGCGTCTGGTTCATGGACCACGGGCATGTGCTGGAGCGCGCCACGCCCGAGGATTTCTTTGCGCGGCCACAACATGTGCGCGCACAACAATTCCTCTCCGATATACGCAGCCCCTTCGGTGTGTCGGCATGA
- the phbB gene encoding acetoacetyl-CoA reductase: MKEQKVALVTGGMGGLGTALCRRLHAAGFAVVAAHTPGNARVASWLDEQQAQQYYFHPLAIDVSDFAACSEAVASVLAKFGRIDVLVNNAGITRDQSMRKMELPHWAEVMRTNLDSLFNMSKQVLEPMLEKKWGRIINISSVNGQKGAFGQCNYAAAKAGVHGFSKALALEVARHGITVNTVSPGYLRTQMVTAVPADILETKILPQIPLGRLGEPDEVAALVAYLASDEAAFVTGANIAINGGQHMS, from the coding sequence ATGAAGGAACAAAAAGTAGCGCTGGTCACGGGCGGCATGGGCGGCCTGGGCACGGCCTTGTGCCGCCGCCTGCATGCGGCGGGCTTTGCCGTTGTGGCGGCACATACGCCGGGCAATGCGCGCGTGGCAAGCTGGCTCGACGAGCAACAGGCGCAGCAATATTATTTTCACCCGCTGGCCATCGATGTGAGCGATTTCGCTGCCTGCAGCGAAGCTGTGGCAAGCGTGCTGGCGAAGTTCGGCCGCATCGACGTGCTGGTCAACAATGCCGGCATCACGCGCGACCAGAGCATGCGCAAGATGGAATTGCCGCACTGGGCCGAGGTCATGCGCACCAATCTCGACAGCCTGTTCAACATGAGCAAGCAGGTGCTCGAACCGATGCTGGAAAAAAAATGGGGCCGCATCATCAATATCTCGTCCGTCAATGGCCAGAAGGGCGCGTTTGGCCAGTGCAACTACGCGGCCGCCAAGGCGGGTGTGCATGGCTTCAGCAAGGCGCTGGCGCTGGAAGTGGCGCGCCACGGCATCACCGTCAACACGGTCTCGCCCGGCTACCTGCGCACGCAGATGGTGACAGCCGTGCCGGCCGATATCCTGGAAACGAAGATCCTGCCGCAGATTCCCCTGGGCCGCCTGGGCGAGCCGGACGAGGTGGCGGCCCTGGTCGCTTACCTGGCGTCCGACGAGGCGGCGTTCGTCACGGGCGCGAACATTGCCATCAATGGCGGGCAGCACATGAGTTAA
- a CDS encoding DEAD/DEAH box helicase, producing the protein MSFSSLGLSDAIVRAVTEHGYTVPTPIQTQAIPAVLAGGDLLAGAQTGTGKTAGFTLPLLHRLSTDANGAAITSNTSTRPIRALILAPTRELAAQVEESVRTYGKYTKLNSTVIFGGVGINPQIKQLKHGVDVLVATPGRLLDHMGQGTVDLSKVEILILDEADRMLDMGFIRDIKKVLAVLPPKRQNLLFSATFSEEIKALADGLLNKPAMIEVARRNSTVEVIQQKIHPVDRDKKHPMLSYLIKSNNWTQVLVFTRTKHGANKLVEQLGADGIGALAIHGNKSQSARTRALSEFKDGTLQVLVATDIAARGIDIDQLPHVVNYDLPNIPEDYVHRIGRTGRAGAKGEAVSLVCVDEHEMLKDIEKLIKQTLPREVIAGFEPDLNARAQPVQLRSGTGGHRNNSRAPAGAVVRVKTGGSGAKPRSAGPAGGGGGGNRSGNAPRSAASHRSGGRGR; encoded by the coding sequence ATGTCCTTTTCCTCCCTCGGATTGTCCGACGCTATCGTACGTGCCGTTACCGAACACGGCTACACCGTGCCGACCCCGATCCAGACGCAGGCGATTCCCGCCGTGCTGGCTGGCGGCGATTTGCTGGCCGGCGCACAAACCGGTACCGGCAAGACGGCCGGCTTCACCCTGCCCTTGCTGCACCGCCTGTCGACTGACGCGAATGGCGCAGCCATTACCAGCAACACTTCCACGCGCCCGATCCGCGCCCTGATCCTGGCACCGACGCGCGAACTCGCCGCGCAGGTCGAGGAAAGCGTGCGCACCTACGGCAAATACACCAAGCTGAACTCCACCGTGATCTTCGGCGGCGTCGGCATCAACCCGCAAATCAAGCAGCTCAAACACGGCGTCGACGTGCTCGTCGCCACGCCGGGCCGCCTGCTGGACCATATGGGCCAGGGCACGGTTGACCTGTCGAAAGTGGAAATCCTGATCCTGGATGAAGCCGACCGCATGCTCGACATGGGTTTCATCCGCGACATCAAGAAAGTGCTGGCCGTGCTGCCGCCGAAACGCCAGAACCTGCTGTTCTCGGCCACGTTCTCGGAAGAGATCAAGGCCCTGGCCGACGGCTTGCTGAACAAGCCAGCCATGATCGAAGTAGCACGCCGCAATTCGACCGTGGAAGTGATCCAGCAAAAGATCCATCCGGTCGACCGCGACAAGAAGCACCCGATGCTGTCCTACCTGATCAAGTCGAATAACTGGACGCAAGTACTGGTATTTACGCGCACCAAGCATGGCGCCAATAAACTGGTTGAGCAACTGGGCGCGGACGGCATCGGCGCCCTGGCCATCCACGGCAACAAGAGCCAGTCGGCGCGCACGCGCGCCCTGTCGGAATTTAAAGATGGCACCCTGCAAGTGCTGGTCGCCACCGACATCGCCGCGCGCGGTATCGATATCGACCAGTTGCCGCACGTCGTCAACTACGACTTGCCGAACATTCCGGAAGACTATGTGCACCGTATCGGCCGTACGGGCCGTGCCGGCGCCAAGGGCGAAGCCGTGTCGCTGGTCTGCGTGGATGAGCACGAAATGTTGAAAGACATCGAAAAGCTGATCAAGCAAACGCTGCCGCGCGAAGTCATCGCAGGCTTCGAGCCAGACCTGAACGCACGCGCCCAGCCTGTGCAATTGCGCAGCGGCACCGGCGGTCACCGCAACAACAGCCGCGCGCCAGCGGGCGCCGTGGTGCGCGTGAAAACCGGCGGCAGCGGCGCCAAGCCACGCAGCGCTGGCCCGGCGGGCGGCGGTGGCGGCGGCAACCGTTCCGGCAATGCGCCGCGTTCTGCAGCTTCGCATCGCTCCGGCGGCCGCGGCCGCTAA
- a CDS encoding VOC family protein — protein MRIEPYLQFNGNCAQALEYYRQHLHGTDLCLMPFRGSPGKQQVKEDWYDKIMHGSVQLGPTMLMGSDGGCTEDGAKGMSGSSVCLTLDTPEEAERAFDALARDGDIQMPLEETFWAKRFGMLKDQFGVAWMVNCLKEPA, from the coding sequence ATGCGTATCGAACCGTATTTGCAATTCAATGGCAATTGCGCGCAAGCGCTGGAATACTACCGCCAGCACCTGCATGGCACAGACCTGTGCCTGATGCCGTTTCGCGGCTCGCCGGGCAAGCAGCAGGTCAAGGAAGACTGGTACGACAAGATCATGCATGGCTCCGTGCAGCTGGGGCCCACCATGCTGATGGGCTCGGACGGCGGCTGCACCGAGGATGGCGCCAAGGGCATGAGCGGCAGCTCGGTCTGCCTGACCCTCGACACGCCGGAGGAGGCGGAACGGGCCTTCGACGCGCTGGCGCGTGACGGCGACATCCAGATGCCGCTGGAAGAAACGTTCTGGGCCAAGCGTTTCGGCATGCTGAAAGACCAGTTCGGCGTGGCCTGGATGGTCAACTGCCTGAAGGAGCCAGCATAG
- the otnI gene encoding 2-oxo-tetronate isomerase, whose amino-acid sequence MPNFAANLSMMFTELPFLDRFAAAREAGFDAVEFLFPYAVEARQIAMRLERHHLQLAVFNFPPGDWENGERGIACDPRRGEEFRSNVQLALNYALALGAKQLHCMSGIVPPGMSLERARQSLIGNLQYAADACQPHGIHVLIEPINRYDMPAYFLNHSQQAADIIADCQRSNIFLQYDIYHMQRMEGELSNTIRALLPLIRHIQIADTPGRHEPGTGEINYRHLFNLLDQVGYAGWVGCEYRPAGDTVAGLGWREQLTGTSGA is encoded by the coding sequence ATGCCGAACTTCGCTGCCAACCTCAGCATGATGTTTACCGAACTGCCCTTCCTGGACCGCTTTGCCGCCGCCAGGGAAGCGGGCTTCGATGCCGTCGAATTCCTGTTTCCCTATGCCGTCGAGGCGCGGCAGATCGCCATGCGGCTGGAACGCCACCATCTGCAGCTGGCCGTCTTCAATTTTCCACCCGGCGACTGGGAAAACGGCGAACGGGGCATCGCCTGCGATCCGCGCCGGGGCGAAGAATTCCGCAGCAACGTGCAATTGGCGCTCAACTACGCGCTGGCGCTGGGCGCAAAACAGCTGCACTGCATGTCCGGCATCGTGCCACCCGGCATGAGCCTGGAACGGGCGCGGCAAAGCCTGATCGGCAACCTGCAATATGCAGCCGACGCCTGCCAGCCGCATGGCATCCACGTGCTGATCGAGCCCATCAACCGCTACGACATGCCCGCTTATTTTCTGAACCATAGTCAGCAAGCGGCCGACATCATCGCCGACTGTCAGCGCAGCAATATTTTCTTGCAGTACGACATCTATCACATGCAGCGCATGGAGGGCGAACTGAGCAACACCATCCGCGCCCTGCTGCCCCTGATCCGCCACATCCAGATCGCCGACACGCCGGGCCGCCACGAACCGGGCACGGGCGAAATCAATTACCGCCATCTGTTCAATCTGCTCGACCAGGTCGGCTACGCTGGCTGGGTCGGCTGCGAATACCGTCCCGCGGGCGATACCGTGGCCGGACTGGGCTGGCGCGAACAATTAACGGGCACAAGCGGCGCCTGA
- a CDS encoding serine hydrolase, whose translation MQSSKYYAFAGALALLCGVAQAASAPSSAPSAALAARLADFDGWVARRMATQRLPGVTVGFSQGEVEWVKGYGYADLENRVPATARSSYRLASVTKPMTAVAILQLVEQGKVDLDAPVQTYVPYFPVKAFPITVRQLLGHLGGIDAYRDSQVEQHFKEHKDTRQSIAVFEQFDLIAEPGTRFRYTSYGYNLLGAVIEGASGESYGGYMRRHVWGPLGMDATVLDDPDAVIAHRVRGYRLAGKELKNSEFVDISSRFSAGGTRASVPDMLAFGRGVHAGKILSAASVAAMVKPMATRAGRLTNYGMGWEVLPTGGRYAIAHSGQQPETVTYLYSFPSRKLTIAVAANLERVNPEAFVQRLFEVVTGEPWQLNTYIAEAGAQHAYQVAQGLFEEGRAHAERTHEAYADAAATREAFTQINGQALAPDAKAARAFIEVARHPAGGRVFLTAGASMAAALRQSGIDLDKYSRGGALAFARDYVLLSQGAAAGALPRFDPAFEQAVVTLAASWDRTAAIAWPATPASASIAALDSQLRAAFRDQRAYPDFVPELLELAQASAARGEAESALAASRLAVALYPLSDRAHALQGLILLRAGKGEAGLAALRLALERDPLGAASPAALNLEAYRLKGSGAVAQGMAVLQAAASLHPRDANLHDSLAEFYVEQGLRPQAVAAYRQALQLDPRYPGAVGARAAILRLGGESKALVP comes from the coding sequence ATGCAAAGCAGCAAATACTACGCTTTCGCCGGCGCGCTGGCACTGCTGTGCGGCGTGGCGCAGGCCGCCTCCGCTCCCTCATCTGCTCCCTCCGCTGCGCTGGCCGCGCGCCTGGCGGACTTCGACGGCTGGGTGGCCCGGCGCATGGCCACGCAGCGCTTGCCGGGCGTCACCGTCGGTTTTAGCCAGGGCGAGGTGGAATGGGTCAAAGGCTATGGTTATGCCGACCTGGAAAACCGGGTGCCGGCCACGGCCCGGTCCAGCTACCGGCTGGCGTCCGTCACCAAGCCCATGACGGCGGTGGCCATCCTGCAACTGGTCGAACAGGGCAAGGTCGACCTGGATGCTCCCGTGCAAACCTATGTGCCGTATTTCCCCGTGAAGGCGTTTCCCATCACGGTGCGCCAGCTGCTGGGCCACCTGGGTGGCATCGATGCCTACCGCGACAGCCAGGTGGAACAGCACTTCAAGGAGCACAAGGATACGCGCCAATCCATCGCCGTCTTCGAGCAGTTCGACCTGATCGCCGAACCGGGCACGCGCTTCCGCTACACCAGCTATGGCTACAACTTGCTGGGCGCCGTCATCGAGGGCGCCTCGGGCGAAAGCTATGGCGGCTACATGCGGCGCCACGTATGGGGGCCGCTGGGCATGGACGCTACCGTGCTGGATGATCCGGATGCCGTGATCGCCCATCGCGTGCGCGGCTACCGGCTGGCCGGCAAGGAGTTGAAGAATTCGGAATTCGTCGACATCAGCAGCCGCTTTTCGGCTGGTGGCACGCGCGCCAGCGTGCCCGACATGCTCGCGTTCGGCAGGGGCGTCCACGCAGGCAAGATCCTGTCGGCAGCCAGCGTGGCCGCCATGGTGAAGCCGATGGCCACGCGTGCGGGCCGCTTGACGAATTACGGCATGGGCTGGGAAGTCCTGCCGACGGGTGGGCGCTACGCCATCGCCCACAGCGGCCAGCAGCCGGAAACCGTCACTTATCTGTACAGCTTTCCCTCGCGCAAGCTGACCATTGCCGTCGCCGCCAATCTCGAGCGCGTCAATCCCGAGGCCTTCGTACAGCGCCTGTTCGAGGTCGTCACGGGCGAGCCGTGGCAGCTCAATACGTATATCGCCGAGGCCGGCGCACAGCACGCTTATCAGGTGGCGCAAGGCCTGTTCGAGGAGGGCAGGGCGCATGCGGAGCGCACGCATGAAGCTTATGCGGATGCGGCCGCCACGCGCGAGGCCTTTACGCAAATCAACGGACAAGCGCTGGCACCGGACGCCAAGGCGGCGCGCGCTTTCATCGAGGTGGCTCGCCATCCCGCCGGCGGCCGCGTCTTCCTCACGGCCGGCGCCAGCATGGCCGCGGCGCTGCGCCAGTCGGGCATTGACCTGGACAAATACTCGCGCGGCGGTGCGCTGGCGTTTGCGCGCGACTATGTTTTGTTGTCGCAAGGCGCGGCGGCCGGAGCGCTGCCACGCTTCGATCCTGCCTTCGAGCAAGCCGTCGTGACCCTGGCCGCCAGCTGGGACCGCACGGCCGCCATCGCCTGGCCGGCCACACCCGCCTCCGCCTCCATCGCCGCACTCGATAGCCAGCTGCGCGCGGCCTTCCGCGACCAGCGCGCCTATCCCGATTTCGTGCCGGAACTGCTGGAGCTGGCGCAAGCGTCGGCCGCGCGCGGCGAGGCGGAATCGGCGCTGGCGGCCAGCCGCCTGGCCGTGGCGCTGTATCCGCTCAGCGACCGCGCGCATGCGCTGCAAGGCTTGATCTTGCTGCGCGCCGGCAAGGGGGAAGCTGGCCTCGCCGCCCTGCGCCTGGCGCTGGAGCGCGACCCGCTGGGCGCGGCCAGCCCGGCGGCGCTGAACCTGGAAGCGTATCGCCTGAAAGGCAGCGGCGCCGTGGCGCAAGGCATGGCTGTGTTGCAGGCGGCCGCCAGCCTGCATCCGCGCGATGCGAATCTGCACGACAGCCTGGCCGAGTTTTATGTGGAGCAAGGCTTGCGCCCGCAGGCCGTCGCGGCGTATCGGCAGGCGCTGCAGCTCGATCCCCGCTATCCGGGCGCCGTGGGCGCCAGGGCGGCGATCCTGCGCCTGGGCGGCGAGTCGAAGGCGCTGGTGCCTTAG
- a CDS encoding TraR/DksA family transcriptional regulator: MNELPQDQLQRLQGVLEQRKLALLEQIENEAAEADARASLLNEIEASPADNASVHTLNALVSEAAEHNLAQLAIIRHALAKFADGSYGQCDNCGEAIGLSRLNARPEARLCIDCQTRLEKAQR, from the coding sequence ATGAATGAATTGCCGCAAGATCAGTTGCAACGCCTGCAAGGCGTGCTGGAGCAACGCAAGCTGGCGTTGCTGGAACAGATCGAGAACGAGGCGGCCGAAGCCGATGCGCGCGCTTCGCTGCTCAATGAAATCGAAGCCTCGCCGGCCGACAACGCCAGCGTGCACACATTGAACGCCCTCGTCAGCGAAGCGGCCGAGCACAACCTGGCGCAGCTGGCCATCATCAGGCACGCGCTGGCCAAGTTTGCCGATGGCAGCTACGGCCAGTGCGACAACTGCGGCGAAGCCATCGGCCTGTCGCGCCTGAACGCGCGCCCGGAAGCGCGCCTGTGCATCGATTGCCAGACGCGGCTGGAAAAAGCCCAGCGCTGA